ATATTTCATGTCTAATGTtgtgatcaaatttatatacaGATAAATGTAACAACTTAGGTAAAGGCTATGTACACAACTTATATAAAGCTAAAATAACAACTCATGTAAAGATAATGTGGCAACTTATATAGATAATTCATGTAGGTGATGGTATTGGGTTCAAAATTATTCGTGTAGCAACTTATATGTAAAGTTTGTTTGGAGGTTTGAACGTAAGCAACTACTATATCGTAATATAAGTTGCTACTGCGTAAAATTAATCGAAAACATATGCATCATAGATCTTGCTTCATAGATCTCATCGTAACTAGACTGATGTGATCAGATTTGAAAATGAACACTCCATATAAAAATTATGTCATTTCAACAATTTAAGCACAACAATAAAACACTGTTGTTGTACATATCACTCCACCTCACATGATATGTGCATGTTAGCTTTTGCGTAAGTAGTCTATATATGCATCTCCAATTAGTTAAAGCCTACCTTAATCAGCCCACGATACAACTTACATGTGGGCCGCGTGGGATCGTGCACTTGGCACAAGCACGACCACACGCGCCGTAGTTTTTTCCTATgaaaaaatcattgtttaattgttctttttaatcacattCCATCATATTTTGAAATCCAAAAAATTTAGGGTGTGACAGCAAGGTCGTCTCCTTTGGTTCCCTACGAAAACATCGACATCAAATCAGGAACTGAAACAAATCTCCATCAAGTATTCAAACCCACGTGAGTTTTTAGCTGGGCCAAATGGCTGTCGAGCCAATTATTTTTCCAACCGATTGAGCGGGAATCAAAGCCGCGAAAACCAAAAATTTCTCATCCACCTTCTTCTATCTCCCCGCCCAGATCCGTGTTCCGGTAGCCTTCCCTCGTGGTCCCTCCACTCCTCATCATCCACCTCCACCGTTTCCTCCTTTGCCACCCGCAGTCCCTTCTCGTCGCCCGCTGCCGCCTGGTTCTCCTAAGCCGACGAGTCGCCCCTGGAAGACAGCACCCAAATGGGCCCCGACCCTCCTCATGCACCTGAAGCAAGGTAAGCCTCGAAATTCGTTGTGCTTCTCTCAGAAAATTTTGAGGAATGTTCTCTCAAAATTACTCATAGCTTGACGCAAAGGTGAGCCTTCGAACTGATTCGCCCAATCGAGGTGATATTTACTGCCGCAAGTTCGCATTGCAGTATATCCAGTTTAATTTACTTTCCACTGCCATTGACAACATCCAAATTGGTGGTGCAGAATTAGAAGTAGTTGTGATCCTGCACTCTTGGCCAGATGCTGGGTTATTACGACATCGATGATCCATCGATGATATCCTCATGGAGGATGAGGTAATACCtgctttttttccttctcttcttgcATGATGCTTGTGTATGTGTGCTGAGTATATGTTTCTGCTCTTCCTGCAACCTATTTCAGTTGTTTTCCAAGTAACTGCAAAGGGTGTTGGCCTGCTAGATCCTGGCGCTGAAAGTAACTGTGTAAGTGTCTGCCCGTTGAATTTTGTGGGTTGATGCTTCTTGTGCTAGGTATATACACCTGCTTAGACATGTGGAACAATTTCTTATTATgtcctgatagttcctgaacgGGAATTTATGCAGTTGCTGAATAATGGTTAGCCGAGACTGAGATGTGTCTTATCTATTCTTTGATTTGTTTAAACTGGTTGGAATATTGTATCTATTCTTAATTCCTATTGGCCTGGCTGCAGTTTTTGTCATGAACCCCAACTGGGAATTTGATGCTTTTCATTGTGGACGAATTTTACAACAATACTAATAGGAATGCTTCTCTACTATAAAAGAGGATTTTAGTCTTACCCCTTCTATATTCAGGTAGAGAAGGGTGCCAAGGTGGACCTCCCGTTTTGGCTTGCGCATGGGctactgtctctggaacaaGCTGTGTCAATGAATCCTCCTCCATGCTTCACACAGAAGTAGGTTCTTCAGTCTCTTCTGTTGCATTACTGCATAGACAGAAATCCTTCAATATTTGCAACAGCAAAGTACAGAACTGTATGGAGTATTTCTTCTTTGAGAAAAATATATGGAATTTGATGTCGACAACTAATTGAAAGGATCAGGCTTTTCTTGCCTCCACTGCAGCCTACTGTAGTTTTCCATAGTAAACACTAAACAATAATATTTGCAAACCTTTCTTTTATTAcccttcatcccaaattgtaggtcgttttggtatttctagattcatagtttttactatgtatctaaacatggtgtatatctagatgaatagcaaaagctatgaacctagaaatgtGAAAACGACCTAActtgggatggagggagcaaTGAACAAATTTGTTCATATGGCTCCTTCGTGAGGGGAAGTCCTTTTGCAATTATACTGAATATTCATATGGCTCCCAAGTATTTGATTTTTGCTGAATGGATGAGTTTTGGCAATTGAAAACTAGAGTATGAAACACAGGTTCTGCAGTACTCTGTTCAAAAACTTGAATGCTACTGTCTCAATTTCTTATCATAATACTGCAGAACTCGAAAAGAGATCCAAGCTGATGCCGCCTGTGTGGACTTGAGGGTTCGTTGCCCCTACTTTTATGAGCTAGGATGCAAGATTGTTCCTTTGTAAGTTTCTTCACCAATCTAGTAATACATACCATTAGATTTCATGGATTTCTCAGTTTGTTGGATGTTCTTTTGAAATACTCGGTTCCTTACTTTCATTGAACTGTTTCTATAGTATGCTTATTAGAACACCATTCATTTGCATTACATAATTATGTCATTTGTGTTAAAGTACAAGTGGATTAGACATAAGTACAATTGAATTGCTACCTTTCATCATCAGCTTAGACTTTTGGGTTAGTCGGTAGTGCAGGATCTGAACAAATGTGCTTTCAGTATCTTTGCTCCCAATGTTTAATGTTCTTATGGCCATCAGAAAGGTAGGGTTCCATTATAAATTCCTTAGGAGTTCTTGGAAACATGTTGATCTGTTTCAAGTTCAAGTAGCATTGTTCTTGTCACAGAAAAAATATTGCTTTTATACTCTTGATTGTTCAAAATAGCTCGGTGACTTCAAGCTCAGTGTGctgcatccttttttttttaaccacaAAAGCTCCTGAGGTCCCCTTTATTAAGGGAAGGAAAAGGACAATTGTCGAGAACGTGCATTGCACGTGTTTGATCAAGAGAACTGGGAAACAAAGCCACGAAGTCCAGAACTGTTCAAGTGTTTcattaaggaaaaaaaagacaaatgaTATGGCATGGTGGAGGGATCAGTGAAGAAAGTGGTTATTAGGCTTGAATCAGATTGGGTAGTGAGTGTTAAGGGTGATGG
The genomic region above belongs to Setaria italica strain Yugu1 chromosome VI, Setaria_italica_v2.0, whole genome shotgun sequence and contains:
- the LOC111257693 gene encoding DNA replication complex GINS protein PSF3-like, which encodes MFLLFLQPISVVFQVTAKGVGLLDPGAESNCVEKGAKVDLPFWLAHGLLSLEQAVSMNPPPCFTQKTRKEIQADAACVDLRVRCPYFYELGCKIVPLVNDKSIGIFLRYAFTSRYKEVLSKSHSSSTMTVPKFVPRLTKEETRVFESARESMAAFKKWRAGGVRLQKATILGRKRKTKLPDGPSTP